The Pseudomonas azotoformans genome has a segment encoding these proteins:
- a CDS encoding LexA family transcriptional regulator produces the protein MQKRNVSIVLRELLDRDRISPTELHRRTGVPQSTLSRILSGKIVDPSDKHISRIAEYFRVSTDQLRGRAAVGVSREDGRDPMHSELKDISLWDDDTPVNDDEVSIPFLREVELAAGSGRFVIEESEKASLRFGKRSLRHNGVQFDQAKCVTVRGNSMLPVLRDGATVGVNAGKSGIGDIVDGDLYAINHNGQLRVKQLYRLPSGIRLRSFNRDEHPDEDYSFQDIQDEQISILGHVFWWGMYAR, from the coding sequence ATGCAAAAACGCAACGTTTCTATCGTCTTACGCGAACTGCTGGACCGCGACCGGATCTCCCCCACGGAGCTTCACCGGCGTACCGGCGTGCCTCAATCCACGCTGTCTCGGATCCTCAGCGGCAAGATCGTTGATCCGTCGGACAAGCACATTTCCCGCATCGCCGAGTACTTCCGTGTGAGCACCGATCAACTGCGCGGGCGCGCAGCGGTGGGCGTTTCGCGGGAGGACGGGCGCGACCCGATGCATTCGGAACTCAAGGACATAAGCCTGTGGGACGATGACACGCCCGTCAATGACGACGAGGTGTCGATCCCCTTTCTGCGCGAGGTTGAATTGGCTGCTGGATCAGGAAGATTCGTCATCGAGGAAAGCGAGAAGGCCAGTCTGCGGTTCGGCAAGCGCAGCCTGCGACATAACGGTGTGCAGTTCGACCAGGCCAAGTGCGTGACGGTACGCGGCAACAGCATGTTGCCGGTGCTGCGCGATGGCGCGACAGTCGGGGTGAATGCGGGCAAGAGTGGCATTGGCGACATCGTCGATGGTGACTTGTATGCCATCAACCACAACGGCCAATTGCGGGTGAAACAGCTCTACCGCCTGCCTTCCGGGATTCGCCTACGCAGTTTCAATCGCGATGAACACCCGGATGAAGACTACAGCTTCCAGGATATCCAGGATGAGCAGATCAGCATCTTGGGTCATGTGTTCTGGTGGGGTATGTACGCTCGTTAA
- a CDS encoding TIGR00730 family Rossman fold protein: MPYEPNDRLLRHFEQHGTVLTQQVDAQLQLIAPNSPNIPLYRDMILTVMRMAQDDRNRWNAKITLQAIRELDNAFRVLEQFKGRRKVTVFGSARTPIESPLYALAREVGAALARSDLMVITGGGGGIMAAAHEGAGLEHSLGFNITLPFEQHANPTIDGTENLLSFHFFFTRKLFFVKEADALVLCPGGFGTLDEALEVLTLIQTGKSPLVPVVLLDAPGGGFWQGALDFIRSQLEANRYILPTDLKLVRLVYSAEEAVEEINQFYANFHSTRWLKREFVVRMNHPLSERALAHLQGEFASLRLSGEFQQLAYTGEEHDEPRFSHLTRLVFNFNGRDQGRLRELVDYINLPENWAQAQGKAQQRVAPEPA; encoded by the coding sequence ATGCCTTACGAACCGAATGACCGCCTGCTCCGACATTTTGAACAACACGGCACCGTCCTCACCCAGCAGGTCGACGCACAACTCCAGCTGATCGCCCCCAACAGCCCGAATATCCCCCTGTATCGCGACATGATCCTCACCGTGATGCGCATGGCCCAGGACGACCGCAACCGCTGGAACGCCAAGATCACCCTGCAAGCCATTCGCGAGCTGGACAATGCCTTTCGCGTGCTCGAACAGTTCAAGGGCCGCCGCAAGGTCACGGTGTTCGGCTCGGCTCGCACACCGATAGAAAGCCCGTTGTATGCACTGGCCCGCGAAGTCGGCGCGGCACTGGCACGTTCGGACCTGATGGTGATCACCGGCGGCGGCGGCGGCATCATGGCCGCCGCCCACGAAGGCGCGGGCCTGGAACACAGCCTGGGGTTCAACATCACCCTGCCGTTTGAACAGCATGCCAACCCGACCATCGATGGCACCGAGAACCTGCTGTCCTTCCACTTCTTCTTTACCCGCAAGCTGTTCTTCGTCAAGGAGGCCGATGCCCTGGTGCTGTGCCCAGGCGGTTTCGGCACCCTGGATGAAGCATTGGAAGTGCTGACCCTGATCCAGACCGGTAAGAGTCCGCTGGTCCCAGTAGTGCTGCTGGATGCGCCGGGTGGCGGATTCTGGCAAGGCGCCCTGGATTTTATCCGCAGCCAATTGGAAGCCAACCGCTACATCCTGCCCACCGACCTCAAGCTGGTACGCCTGGTGTACAGCGCCGAAGAGGCAGTGGAAGAGATCAACCAGTTTTATGCCAACTTCCACTCCACCCGTTGGTTGAAACGCGAGTTTGTGGTGCGCATGAATCACCCGCTCAGTGAACGCGCATTGGCCCATTTGCAAGGCGAGTTCGCCAGCCTGCGACTGAGTGGAGAGTTCCAGCAGCTCGCGTATACCGGCGAAGAACATGATGAACCGAGGTTCAGCCATTTAACGCGGCTGGTGTTCAACTTCAACGGGCGCGATCAGGGCCGGCTGCGGGAGTTGGTGGACTACATCAATTTACCGGAGAACTGGGCACAGGCTCAGGGCAAGGCGCAGCAGCGAGTGGCGCCGGAGCCGGCGTGA
- a CDS encoding tRNA-uridine aminocarboxypropyltransferase: MSHAVSRLRTQRLARAVRPFLNRGSRAERCPGCRVIPEYCLCAWRPKVEARSAMCLLMHDVEPMKPSNTGWLIADVIDDTTAFAWSRTEVDPELLTLLADPQWQPYIVFPGEFVAPERVVSEVKVEEGKRPLFILLDGTWSEARKMFRKSPYLEHLPVLSLAPEQLSRYKLRRSKRDDHFCTAEVAALCLELADDLVASEVLDAYLDVFSTHYLAAKFQMPLDPTDTVHARLAPYIATV, encoded by the coding sequence ATGAGCCACGCCGTTTCCCGCCTGCGCACCCAGCGTCTGGCCCGTGCCGTCCGGCCGTTCCTCAACCGTGGTTCGCGTGCCGAACGCTGCCCCGGCTGCCGGGTCATTCCTGAGTACTGCCTGTGTGCCTGGCGCCCCAAGGTCGAAGCACGGTCTGCCATGTGCCTACTGATGCACGACGTCGAACCCATGAAACCGAGCAATACCGGCTGGCTGATCGCCGATGTGATCGACGACACCACCGCGTTCGCCTGGTCACGTACCGAGGTCGATCCTGAACTGCTCACACTGCTGGCCGACCCGCAGTGGCAGCCCTATATCGTGTTCCCCGGCGAATTCGTCGCACCTGAGCGCGTCGTCAGCGAGGTGAAGGTAGAGGAGGGCAAGCGTCCACTGTTCATCTTGCTGGACGGCACTTGGAGCGAAGCACGCAAAATGTTCCGCAAAAGCCCCTACCTGGAGCATTTGCCGGTGCTCAGCCTGGCGCCCGAGCAGCTATCGCGCTACAAACTGCGCCGTTCCAAGCGCGACGACCACTTCTGCACCGCCGAAGTCGCTGCTCTGTGCCTTGAGCTGGCCGATGACCTGGTGGCCAGTGAAGTCCTGGACGCCTACCTGGATGTGTTCAGCACCCATTACCTGGCCGCCAAGTTCCAGATGCCGCTGGATCCGACGGATACTGTTCATGCGCGCCTTGCTCCCTATATTGCGACGGTATAA
- a CDS encoding diacylglycerol kinase has protein sequence MSPFKGQTGIKRIFNAGGYSLDGLRAAFTGEAAFRQLVLLNVILIPLSFFLSVSRVERALLIAVCLLALIVELLNSAVEAAIDRISLDRHPLSKNAKDMGSAAQFVALTMITLVWAVILI, from the coding sequence ATGTCGCCTTTCAAGGGTCAAACCGGTATCAAACGTATCTTCAATGCTGGGGGCTATTCCCTGGATGGCCTGCGTGCGGCTTTCACCGGCGAGGCGGCGTTCCGCCAGTTGGTGTTGCTCAACGTGATCCTGATCCCATTGAGCTTCTTCCTGAGTGTGAGCCGGGTCGAGCGTGCGTTGCTCATCGCCGTGTGCCTGCTGGCGTTGATCGTCGAGTTGCTCAACTCGGCAGTCGAAGCGGCAATCGACCGCATCTCCCTTGACCGCCACCCGCTGTCGAAAAACGCCAAGGACATGGGCAGCGCCGCGCAATTCGTTGCGCTGACCATGATCACTCTGGTCTGGGCCGTGATCCTGATCTAA
- the recX gene encoding recombination regulator RecX — protein sequence MTVVLDTLVAVRRTAMDLLARREHGRVELTRKLRQRGAEPEMIESALDRLTEEGLLSEARYLESFVSYRARSGYGPARIREELSQRGLQRADIDLALRECGISWQAQLEDTWRRKFSGHLPIDAKERAKQGRFLSYRGFSMEMISRLLSGRDMDD from the coding sequence ATGACAGTTGTACTGGATACACTCGTCGCCGTTCGGCGCACTGCGATGGACCTGCTCGCTCGCCGCGAGCATGGTCGAGTCGAGCTGACGCGTAAACTGCGTCAGCGCGGCGCAGAGCCCGAGATGATCGAAAGCGCCCTCGACCGCTTGACGGAAGAGGGGCTGCTTTCCGAAGCCCGATACCTCGAAAGTTTTGTTTCCTATCGCGCTCGCTCGGGCTATGGCCCGGCGCGTATTCGTGAAGAGCTGAGCCAGCGTGGCCTGCAACGCGCTGATATCGACCTTGCCCTGCGTGAGTGCGGGATCAGTTGGCAGGCGCAGTTGGAAGACACCTGGCGGCGCAAGTTCTCTGGCCATCTGCCGATTGATGCCAAGGAACGGGCGAAGCAGGGACGATTCCTCAGCTATCGCGGGTTTTCGATGGAAATGATCAGCCGCTTGTTGAGCGGTCGTGACATGGATGATTGA
- a CDS encoding PA3611 family quorum-sensing-regulated virulence factor yields the protein MLRSMLRLVAPSVALALVLPVCAQAASLLEAQMNRKLQSVAAESNKDLPREIDEKTLEVAYTVEGMQLIDHLSVLPDRAEQMRANPKAVYFQLGQSVCLNKGYRELMAKGAVMRYEITENKTNRPVASVKFVEADCPAPAKKKK from the coding sequence ATGCTGCGTTCCATGCTGCGCCTTGTCGCCCCATCCGTCGCCCTCGCGCTGGTATTGCCCGTGTGCGCCCAGGCGGCCTCGCTGCTGGAGGCCCAAATGAACCGCAAGCTGCAAAGCGTCGCGGCTGAAAGCAACAAGGACCTGCCCCGGGAAATCGACGAAAAGACCCTGGAAGTGGCCTACACCGTTGAAGGCATGCAACTGATCGATCACCTGAGTGTCTTGCCCGACCGCGCCGAACAGATGCGCGCCAACCCCAAGGCGGTGTACTTCCAGCTCGGTCAGAGCGTGTGCCTGAACAAGGGGTACCGCGAGCTGATGGCCAAGGGCGCGGTGATGCGCTACGAAATCACTGAGAATAAGACCAACCGTCCTGTAGCCTCGGTGAAGTTCGTGGAAGCGGATTGCCCGGCACCGGCAAAAAAGAAAAAGTAA
- a CDS encoding glycoside hydrolase family 19 protein codes for MVITQPQLIQIIPGASRMAGVFSTALNASFVRYEINSVLRAAAFLAQIGHESGELHYVRELGSDTYLSKYDTGTLAARLGNTPEADGDGQKYRGRGLIQITGRRNYLACSQALFGDDRLLQQPELLEQPQWACESAAWFWQSNGLNELADKDQFTTITRRINGGLNGLEDRLQLWARAKAVLCVS; via the coding sequence GTGGTGATAACGCAGCCTCAATTGATTCAAATCATTCCAGGCGCTAGCCGTATGGCGGGAGTTTTTTCAACCGCGTTGAATGCGTCTTTTGTTCGGTACGAAATCAACAGCGTGCTGCGCGCCGCCGCTTTTCTCGCGCAGATCGGCCACGAATCCGGCGAACTGCACTACGTGCGCGAACTCGGCAGCGATACTTATTTGAGCAAGTACGACACCGGTACGTTGGCCGCGCGCCTGGGCAATACGCCTGAAGCGGACGGCGACGGCCAAAAGTACCGGGGCAGGGGGCTGATCCAGATCACCGGTCGCCGCAACTACCTGGCATGCAGCCAAGCGCTGTTCGGCGATGATCGCTTGCTGCAACAACCCGAATTACTGGAGCAACCACAATGGGCCTGTGAATCCGCCGCCTGGTTCTGGCAAAGCAATGGCTTGAATGAACTCGCCGACAAGGACCAGTTCACCACCATCACGCGGCGTATCAACGGCGGGCTCAATGGCCTGGAGGACCGTTTGCAGTTGTGGGCGCGGGCGAAGGCGGTGTTATGCGTTTCTTAG
- the mutS gene encoding DNA mismatch repair protein MutS, giving the protein MSKTTSDLSSHTPMMQQYWRLKNQHPDQLMFYRMGDFYEIFYEDAKKAAKLLDITLTARGQSAGQSIPMCGIPYHSLEGYLVKLVKLGESVVICEQIGDPATSKGPVERQVVRIITPGTVSDEALLDERRDNLIAAVLGDERLFGLSVLDITSGNFSVLEIKGWENLLAELERINPVELLIPDDWPKDLPAEKRRGAKRRAPWDFERDSALKSLCQQFSVQDLKGFGCETLTLAIGAAGCLLGYAKETQRTALPHLRSLRHERLDDTVVLDGASRRNLELDTNLAGGRDNTLQSVVDRCQTAMGSRLLTRWLNRPLRDLSVLQARQTSITCLLDGYRFEKLQPQLKEIGDIERILARIGLRNARPRDLARLRDALGALPQLQAAMTELDTPHLQQLAVTAGTYPELAALLEKAIIDNPPAIIRDGGVLKTGYDSELDELQALSEDAGQFLIDLEAREKARTGLANLKVGYNRVHGYFIELPSKQAESAPIDYQRRQTLKGAERFITPELKEFEDKALSAKSRALAREKMLYENLLEDLISQLAPLQDTAAALAELDVLSNLAERALNLDLNCPRFVSEPCMRIVQGRHPVVEQVLTTPFVANDLSLDDDTRMLVITGPNMGGKSTYMRQTALIVLLAHIGSFVPAASCELSLVDRIFTRIGSSDDLAGGRSTFMVEMSETANILHNATERSLVLMDEVGRGTSTFDGLSLAWAAAERLAHLRAYTLFATHYFELTVLPESEPLVANVHLNATEHNERIVFLHHVLPGPASQSYGLAVAQLAGVPNDVITRAREHLSRLETTALPHETVVASPAKASSKPAAPHQSDMFASLPHPVLDELAKLDLDDLTPRKALEMLYALKTRI; this is encoded by the coding sequence ATGAGTAAAACCACTTCAGACCTGTCCTCCCACACCCCAATGATGCAGCAGTACTGGCGCCTCAAGAACCAGCACCCTGATCAGTTGATGTTCTACCGCATGGGCGACTTCTACGAGATCTTCTATGAAGACGCGAAGAAGGCCGCCAAGCTGCTGGACATTACCCTGACGGCGCGTGGGCAGTCGGCGGGGCAGTCGATTCCGATGTGTGGGATTCCTTACCACTCGTTGGAAGGTTACCTGGTCAAGCTGGTGAAGCTGGGCGAGTCGGTGGTGATCTGTGAGCAGATCGGCGACCCGGCCACCAGCAAAGGGCCGGTGGAACGTCAGGTGGTGCGCATTATTACGCCGGGGACGGTGAGTGATGAGGCGCTGCTGGATGAGCGTCGCGATAACCTGATCGCGGCAGTGTTGGGCGATGAGCGTCTGTTTGGCCTGTCGGTGCTGGATATCACCAGCGGCAACTTCAGCGTGCTGGAGATCAAAGGCTGGGAGAACCTGCTGGCCGAGCTGGAGCGTATCAACCCGGTTGAGCTGTTGATCCCGGACGATTGGCCGAAGGATTTGCCGGCGGAAAAACGCCGTGGGGCCAAGCGTCGTGCGCCGTGGGATTTTGAGCGTGACTCGGCGCTGAAAAGTCTGTGCCAACAGTTTTCAGTGCAGGACCTTAAAGGCTTCGGTTGCGAGACCCTGACCCTGGCCATCGGTGCCGCCGGTTGCTTGCTGGGCTATGCCAAGGAAACCCAGCGCACCGCCTTGCCGCATTTGCGCAGCCTGCGCCATGAGCGTCTGGACGACACCGTAGTACTCGATGGCGCGAGCCGTCGCAACCTGGAGTTGGACACCAACCTGGCCGGTGGACGTGATAATACCCTGCAATCGGTGGTCGACCGTTGCCAGACCGCCATGGGCAGCCGTTTGCTGACCCGTTGGCTGAACCGCCCGTTGCGCGACTTGAGCGTGCTGCAGGCGCGTCAGACTTCTATTACTTGCCTGCTGGACGGCTATCGCTTTGAAAAGCTGCAGCCACAGCTCAAGGAAATCGGTGATATCGAGCGCATCCTGGCGCGGATCGGCCTGCGTAATGCGCGTCCGCGTGACTTGGCGCGCCTGCGTGACGCCCTCGGTGCCTTGCCACAATTGCAAGCGGCGATGACCGAACTGGACACACCGCACCTGCAACAGCTCGCAGTCACCGCCGGTACTTACCCGGAACTGGCGGCGTTGCTGGAAAAAGCCATCATCGACAACCCGCCCGCAATCATCCGTGACGGCGGCGTTCTGAAGACCGGTTACGACAGCGAGTTGGACGAACTTCAAGCTCTGAGCGAAGACGCCGGGCAGTTCCTGATTGACTTGGAAGCCCGCGAAAAAGCCCGTACCGGCCTGGCCAACCTGAAAGTCGGCTACAACCGTGTGCACGGCTACTTCATTGAGTTGCCGAGCAAGCAGGCCGAGTCGGCCCCCATCGACTACCAACGTCGCCAGACACTGAAAGGCGCCGAACGGTTTATCACCCCAGAGCTGAAAGAATTCGAAGACAAGGCACTGTCGGCCAAGAGCCGTGCCCTGGCTCGGGAAAAGATGCTCTATGAAAACCTGCTGGAAGACCTGATCAGCCAGTTGGCACCGCTGCAGGACACCGCCGCCGCCTTGGCTGAGCTGGATGTGCTGAGCAACCTGGCCGAGCGCGCGCTGAACCTTGACCTGAACTGCCCGCGTTTTGTCAGCGAGCCGTGCATGCGCATCGTGCAAGGTCGCCACCCGGTTGTAGAGCAGGTATTGACCACGCCGTTCGTCGCCAATGACCTGTCGCTGGACGACGATACCCGCATGCTGGTGATCACCGGTCCGAACATGGGCGGTAAATCCACCTACATGCGTCAGACCGCTTTGATTGTGCTGTTGGCGCACATCGGCAGCTTTGTGCCGGCGGCCAGTTGCGAGCTGTCCCTGGTGGATCGCATTTTCACCCGGATCGGCTCCAGCGACGACCTGGCCGGTGGCCGTTCGACCTTTATGGTAGAAATGAGCGAGACCGCCAACATCTTGCACAACGCCACTGAACGCAGCCTGGTGCTGATGGACGAAGTGGGTCGCGGCACCAGCACTTTCGACGGGCTGTCCCTGGCCTGGGCGGCGGCCGAGCGCCTGGCGCATCTGCGTGCCTATACGTTGTTTGCCACCCACTATTTCGAACTTACCGTGCTACCGGAAAGTGAACCGCTGGTGGCCAACGTGCATCTGAACGCCACTGAGCACAACGAGCGCATTGTGTTCCTGCACCACGTGCTGCCGGGGCCGGCCAGCCAGAGTTACGGTCTGGCCGTGGCCCAACTGGCCGGTGTGCCGAATGACGTGATCACCCGCGCCCGCGAACACCTCAGCCGCCTTGAAACCACGGCCCTGCCCCATGAAACCGTGGTCGCCAGCCCAGCCAAAGCCTCCAGCAAACCGGCCGCACCGCATCAGAGTGATATGTTCGCCAGCCTGCCCCACCCGGTGCTGGATGAGTTGGCAAAGCTTGACCTGGATGACTTGACGCCGCGAAAAGCGCTCGAAATGTTATATGCACTGAAGACTCGGATATAA
- the erdR gene encoding response regulator transcription factor ErdR has translation MATYEILIADDHPLFRSALHQAVTLGLGPDVRLVEVASIAELEARLTEKSDWDLVLLDLNMPGAYGFSGLVLLRGQYPQIPVVMVSAQEEADVVVRSKEFGASGFIPKSSAMEDIQKAVRTVLDGDVSWPPQAFEEINVSDEAKAARDGLASLTPQQFRVLTMVCEGLLNKQIAYELSVSEATIKAHVTAIFRKLGVRTRTQAALLLQQLESISQH, from the coding sequence ATGGCCACATACGAAATCCTGATAGCCGATGACCACCCGCTGTTTCGCAGTGCGTTGCACCAGGCCGTGACCTTGGGCCTTGGCCCGGACGTCCGCCTGGTTGAAGTGGCCAGCATTGCCGAGCTGGAAGCCCGTCTCACCGAAAAATCCGACTGGGACCTGGTGCTGCTCGACCTGAACATGCCCGGCGCCTATGGTTTCTCCGGGTTGGTGCTGTTGCGCGGCCAATACCCGCAGATCCCCGTGGTGATGGTCTCGGCCCAGGAAGAAGCCGACGTGGTGGTGCGCTCCAAGGAGTTTGGCGCCAGCGGTTTCATTCCCAAGTCCAGCGCGATGGAAGATATCCAGAAAGCTGTGCGCACGGTGCTGGATGGCGATGTGTCCTGGCCGCCGCAAGCGTTTGAAGAAATCAACGTGTCCGACGAAGCCAAGGCCGCCCGCGATGGCCTTGCCAGCCTGACACCGCAGCAGTTCCGGGTGCTGACCATGGTCTGCGAAGGCTTGTTGAACAAGCAGATTGCCTACGAGTTGAGCGTATCGGAGGCCACCATCAAGGCCCACGTCACGGCGATCTTCCGCAAACTCGGCGTGCGTACCCGCACCCAGGCGGCGTTGCTCTTGCAACAACTTGAGTCAATTTCGCAGCATTAA
- a CDS encoding phage holin family protein: MTNEQQALAEMPIWLVIVLALIGGVSGEMWRADKEGARGWSLIRRLALRSGACMVCGVSALMLCYAAGMSIWTAGAIGCLTAMAGADVAIGLYERWAAKRIGVNETPTSRPDQQ; encoded by the coding sequence ATGACAAACGAGCAGCAAGCGTTAGCGGAAATGCCTATCTGGCTGGTGATCGTACTGGCGCTGATTGGCGGTGTATCCGGCGAAATGTGGCGCGCCGACAAGGAGGGCGCCCGTGGTTGGTCACTGATCCGGCGCCTGGCGCTGCGGTCCGGGGCATGCATGGTCTGCGGAGTCTCGGCATTGATGCTGTGCTACGCCGCCGGCATGTCGATCTGGACCGCTGGCGCCATTGGCTGCCTGACGGCCATGGCCGGTGCGGACGTGGCCATCGGCCTTTATGAACGCTGGGCGGCCAAGCGCATCGGGGTCAACGAGACCCCAACCTCTCGCCCGGATCAGCAGTAA
- the fdxA gene encoding ferredoxin FdxA, producing the protein MTFVVTDNCIKCKYTDCVEVCPVDCFYEGPNFLVIHPDECIDCALCEPECPAVAIFSEDEVPAGMEQFIQLNVELAEIWPNITERKDPMPDAAEWDGKTGKIADLER; encoded by the coding sequence ATGACCTTCGTCGTCACCGACAACTGCATCAAGTGCAAGTACACCGACTGCGTGGAAGTATGTCCGGTGGACTGCTTCTACGAAGGCCCGAACTTCCTGGTCATCCACCCGGACGAGTGCATTGATTGCGCCCTGTGTGAACCTGAATGCCCGGCCGTCGCTATTTTCTCCGAGGATGAAGTCCCGGCAGGTATGGAGCAGTTCATTCAGCTGAACGTCGAGCTGGCTGAAATCTGGCCGAATATCACTGAGCGCAAAGACCCGATGCCGGATGCTGCGGAATGGGATGGCAAGACGGGTAAAATTGCTGACCTCGAACGCTGA
- a CDS encoding zinc finger domain-containing protein has product MLKEFRCGNCNRLLARTGGFSELQIKCSRCGTLNHVKAASLEQSPMSAIRPIQRPELKSAQ; this is encoded by the coding sequence ATGTTGAAAGAATTCAGATGCGGTAACTGCAACCGACTTCTCGCCCGCACGGGTGGGTTTTCAGAGCTCCAGATCAAATGTTCCCGATGTGGGACGCTGAATCATGTGAAGGCCGCGAGCCTTGAGCAATCGCCCATGAGCGCCATACGCCCAATCCAGAGGCCTGAACTTAAATCAGCTCAGTAA
- the recA gene encoding recombinase RecA produces the protein MDDNKKKALAAALGQIERQFGKGAVMRMGDHDRQAIPAISTGSLGLDIALGIGGLPKGRIVEIYGPESSGKTTLTLSVIAQAQKMGATCAFVDAEHALDPEYAGKLGVNVDDLLVSQPDTGEQALEITDMLVRSNAIDVIVVDSVAALVPKAEIEGEMGDMHVGLQARLMSQALRKITGNIKNANCLVIFINQIRMKIGVMFGSPETTTGGNALKFYASVRLDIRRTGAVKEGDEVVGSETRVKVVKNKVAPPFRQAEFQILYGKGIYLNGEMIDLGVLHGFVEKSGAWYAYNGSKIGQGKANSAKFLADNPDIAATLEKQIRDKLLTAAPDVKAAANREPVEEVEEVDTDI, from the coding sequence ATGGACGACAACAAGAAGAAAGCCTTGGCTGCGGCCCTGGGTCAGATCGAACGTCAATTCGGCAAGGGTGCCGTAATGCGTATGGGCGATCATGACCGTCAGGCGATCCCGGCTATTTCCACGGGCTCTCTGGGTCTGGACATCGCGCTCGGCATTGGCGGCCTGCCAAAAGGCCGTATCGTTGAAATCTACGGTCCTGAATCTTCCGGTAAAACTACCCTGACGTTGTCGGTAATTGCCCAGGCGCAGAAAATGGGCGCCACCTGTGCGTTCGTCGACGCCGAGCACGCCCTGGACCCTGAATACGCCGGCAAACTGGGCGTCAACGTTGACGACCTGCTGGTTTCCCAGCCGGACACCGGTGAGCAAGCCCTGGAAATCACCGACATGCTGGTGCGCTCCAACGCCATCGACGTGATCGTGGTCGACTCAGTGGCCGCCCTGGTGCCCAAGGCTGAAATCGAAGGCGAAATGGGTGACATGCACGTGGGCCTGCAAGCCCGTCTGATGTCCCAGGCGCTGCGTAAAATCACCGGTAACATCAAGAACGCCAACTGCCTGGTGATCTTCATCAACCAGATCCGTATGAAGATCGGCGTGATGTTCGGCAGCCCGGAAACCACCACCGGTGGTAACGCGCTGAAGTTCTACGCTTCGGTCCGTCTGGACATCCGCCGTACCGGCGCGGTGAAAGAAGGTGACGAGGTTGTCGGTAGCGAAACCCGCGTTAAAGTCGTGAAGAACAAGGTGGCCCCGCCTTTCCGTCAGGCCGAGTTCCAGATTCTCTACGGCAAGGGTATCTACCTGAACGGCGAGATGATCGACCTGGGCGTGCTGCACGGTTTCGTCGAGAAATCCGGTGCCTGGTATGCCTACAACGGCAGCAAGATCGGTCAAGGCAAGGCCAACTCGGCCAAGTTCCTGGCAGATAACCCGGACATCGCCGCCACGCTTGAAAAGCAGATTCGCGACAAGCTGCTGACCGCCGCTCCAGACGTGAAAGCTGCCGCCAACCGCGAGCCGGTTGAAGAAGTGGAAGAAGTAGACACTGACATCTAA
- a CDS encoding CinA family protein has product MKEITQLAAELGRRLQVLNAHVTTAESCTGGGIAEAITRIPGSSAWFEAGYVTYSNRQKTRQLNVPETLFPKVGAVSQEVVEAMVRGAQEKSLARFAVAVSGVAGPDGGSPDKPVGTVWLAFGVGEEVTAELEHFTGNRDEVRRQTVKAALEGLLRRAAAEIENQG; this is encoded by the coding sequence GTGAAGGAAATCACTCAACTGGCTGCTGAACTGGGGCGCCGTTTGCAGGTGCTCAATGCCCACGTCACCACTGCCGAGTCCTGCACCGGCGGCGGAATCGCGGAAGCCATCACGCGGATTCCGGGAAGCTCGGCCTGGTTCGAGGCGGGGTATGTCACCTATTCCAACCGCCAGAAGACCCGCCAGTTGAATGTGCCGGAAACGTTGTTTCCAAAAGTCGGTGCCGTCAGCCAGGAAGTGGTGGAGGCGATGGTGCGCGGTGCACAGGAAAAAAGCCTGGCGCGTTTTGCCGTTGCGGTCAGCGGTGTGGCGGGACCGGATGGCGGTTCGCCGGACAAACCAGTGGGCACGGTATGGCTGGCTTTCGGCGTCGGCGAGGAGGTCACGGCCGAGCTTGAGCACTTCACCGGCAACCGCGACGAGGTCCGCCGACAAACGGTAAAGGCCGCGCTAGAGGGCTTGTTGCGACGAGCTGCAGCAGAAATAGAAAATCAGGGGTAG